A single region of the Micropterus dolomieu isolate WLL.071019.BEF.003 ecotype Adirondacks linkage group LG02, ASM2129224v1, whole genome shotgun sequence genome encodes:
- the LOC123961466 gene encoding zinc finger protein 239-like, which translates to MSSTDEKQDAKIPAEPYDEGDESFIGGQMDPHQRADTVENPHICDQCGKSFCFPAYLKKHQRIHTGEKPHTCSQCGTMFRHPANLKIHQRIHTGEKPYFCDQCGKLFRQSGHLKIHQRIHTGEKPYTCSQCGKMFRRLANLKIHQRIHTGEKPYTCSQCGMMFRCSANLYTHQRIHTGEKPYFCDQCGKLFRQSGHLKNHQRTHTGVKPYPCDQCGKSFSERHTLQKHQQTHSSERLPELS; encoded by the exons ATGAGCTCAACAGACGAG AAACAGGATGCCAAAATTCCAGCCGAGCCTTATGATGAGGGTGACGAGAGTTTTATTGGAGGACAAATGGATCCACATCAGCGTGCCGACACTGTAGAGAATCCACACATCTGTGACCAGTGCGGCAAGAGCTTCTGTTTCCCAGCATATTTAAAGAAACATCAGCGTATCCACACTGGAGAAAAGCCTCATACCTGCAGCCAGTGTGGGACGATGTTTAGACACCCTGCAAATTTAAAGATCCATCAGCGTATCCACACTGGAGAAAAGCCCTACttctgtgaccagtgtgggaagcTGTTCAGACAGTCTGGACATTTAAAGATCCATCAGCGTATCCACACTGGAGAGAAGCCCTATACCTGCAGCCAGTGTGGGAAGATGTTTAGACGCCTTGCAAATTTAAAGATCCATCAGCGTATCCACACTGGAGAGAAGCCCTATACCTGCAGCCAGTGTGGGATGATGTTTAGATGCTCTGCAAATTTATACACTCATCAGCGTATCCACACTGGAGAAAAGCCCTACttctgtgaccagtgtgggaagcTGTTCAGACAGTCTGGACATTTAAAGAATCATCAGCGGACTCACACTGGAGTAAAACCTTACCCCTGCGACCAGTGTGGGAAGAGCTTCTCTGAACGTCACACCCTACAGAAACATCAGCAGACTCACTCTTCAGAGCGTCTACCTGAACTGTCTTGA